AAAACGGGAGTCAAACTGCCAGTTTGACCAATCAGAATAACTCGGTTCACCCGTCACTTTTAGCTCCACCATCTTCACCTGCATCCTTTACAAATTCCGCATTACAATCTACAGCCCAATCACCAAACTGTTTCTTATCTGCAAACTCACCGGGCCCGTCTAACTCAATGTTTGCCACCGGCCCATATGCTCACGAGACCCAACCCGTATCACCACCCGTTTTCTCAACCTTTACAACCGAACCATCCACGGCCCCACTTACACCACCGCCCGAGTTAGCCCATTTAACCACACCCTCATCACCAGATGTCCCGTATGCACAGTTCCTTTCGTCAAATTTGAATCTTAAAGGCCATAAGAACAAtaattatatgaatatgaattcaaATGATCTTCAAGCAACATATTCTTTATACCCCGGGAGCCCGGCTAGTACGCTTAGGTCACCGATTTCACGAGCATCGGGTGAAGGTTTATCATCATCTGTCAGCCCAAAATGGGACCCGTCAACGCCTTCTCAAGAAAAAGGATCGGATCCAAAGTTACCGCAAGATGCTAACTTTTTCTGTCCCGAGACATTTGCACAGTTTTATTTGGATCAGTCTTCGTTTCCTCATTCGGGTGGTAGGTTAAGTGTGTCTAAAGAATCAGATGTTTATTCCAATGGGGTTCAAAGTAGGCAGAGTAAAGTTTGCAAGCAAGATATCGAAGAATTAGAAGCTTATCGAGCTTCTTTCGGGTTTAGTGCTGATGAAATTGTGTCCACACCTCATTATGTAGAGATTACTGATGTTATGGATGAATCGTTTTCGATGATGCCATCCGGGTCCCATAAGATGCACGAGGACAAAAACATACCAGCAACTCACTCTAGCAGGAGTGAGCCGAGTTCATGTGATGCTTTAAAAGGTGAATAATAATAGTATCCAATTGTTTATGCACAATGTATTCCTACAAACATTAAAAATCCATCTGATTTTAGAGTTTGTTACTTAGGAGTGTTAATTTTATGATAATCGTATAACATTTTGTTTTGTTTGAGTATAGATGTGAGAGAACCTTCGGAGCATTGTTTGACGGATGATGAAGACGTATTTTCAAAAATGGGTGGTTCAAGAATGAGCGGGAAATATCATGGGTCAAATTCTGATGCAGAGATCGAGTATAGAAGAGGAAGAAGTTTAAGGGAGAGCAGAGGAAACTCGAAATGGGCATGAAATTTGCATAGTTGGCTTTTGtatgtatttataaatattaatgtgCTTGTTTGCTCTATCTgttcctccccccccccccccccccccccctcttctTAAAGTAGAAAGCAGTGATGGATTCTTGTGTTGTCGATTAGTAAATGTTGTTTTTACCTTTTACTTGATGTAACTATTATTACAAGTATCTGGTAAATATCCATTTGGTTAAACAAATGAGATGGGAGTGTGATTATTTTGTTAAAAAAAGGAGCTGGGGTTTGAATATAGATTGTAGTGCATACCTTATTGCTAAATGCTTGTTACATGAATCTACCATAAAATGTGCATTTTGTAATGAAGAGCAGTACTGTTaatttttattttgtatatattttgGAAATGTGTTAATGTTGTTAAGTATTTAAGATGTTCATCTTCAACTATTTTACTAGTTAAACAGTGAGTTATAATAAAGGTTATCTACTTATCGTTTACAAGGGCAAATTTCATGTTATGCATAAAAAGTTACACGAATGAGTGCCTGTGATTTTTATcacaaatcttatttcttttttagAAATGCAGACGTATAATTTAATACACATACTCCATTTCCAATACCTATGAATGTTTAAATCTCATTTGTCTCAAGTGAGATTTAAACTTAAATTTCTCATCACCAGATAGCGTCAACAAGTGCAAACTCAACTTATAAAGGGTCTGTTTCTGAAGCTAAATACTCGAGCTTATTTTTGAAACCAAAAAgttgaaaattattattttttataattgtTTAATAAAGTAGTTAGAAATAAAGTTTATAGATGTAAAATTAACTTAAAAGGAcaacatatagttatattattttgaCATTTCATAAGCTAGAAACTAATTACATAAACAAATTGAAAGAAACTTATTTTTTAAGCTCTTATTTTTTCAGTAGTCTACTTATTGTCAATTACTAAACAAACCTTATGAGTTATGATTTATAGCTCATTTTTAACTCCTAAACTCTTAAAATTGATCATTCAAAAACACATGGAGTCAGGGTACCATAAATTGTGTACACAACGAGATCAATAGCATGAAAGGGTAAAAAGGGTCTACTAGATTGGTATGTGTTATTTATTTTAATGTGATCTAACAGTCATTTTAGTTAGTTTTGATTTACTTGAAAGCAAGAGTTATATAGTTATGTTCATTAACGAGTTTTGAGTGTAAAGTAAAGATTCGCCAGAGCTAACTAGATAATGTAGCAGAAATAGCCGGGGGTCAGGGGGTAGCTCCCCCTTGCGACGTTCGCTCCTCGGTGAGTGGTTAGTCGAGGCAACGTCCTGATCCAGATAGTATGTTACTATTCGTATAGTGATAATTGTGTCCCAATCATATTTCCCACCAAAGTACCAATATGTATTTTCCCGCAAAATATGAATGATAGCACCAGTTCATTTCAACAGCCAAATATAATCGAATTCATAAATCGTTTTTGTTAGATTGCTTTCATATCAATACACACAGAAAAACAAACACTCTCTAATACTTTGATTTGACTTGTTCGTGCTCGCAATCAAATTGTACTTGCCGTCTTTTTCCAATTAGATTTTCGAGAATTCATGACTTGTAAGGGACAAAATAATTAATTAGTAGCGTTTCACAATTCAAAAAAATCATAGTTATCATATCACAACCTGACTTCAAAACGTATGCACGTCACCGAATCTATAGTATCTAAAAAATCTCTATAATGATAATGTTATAAATAAGAATTATTCAAActtgaaaaaaattcaaaaataaagagaAAAATTCTAAGCCCTCATGatgatgttattaaaataattaattgtatttaataaaatattaacatgttaattgtataatatatgaagcattatgtacaaacttatgataaaacaccttcgtgaccatatgtacaatatttgaatcattacgtacaaccttatggtaaaacatcctcatgaccatatgtataatatttgaagcattatgtacaaccttatgataaaacaccctcatgaccgtatgtacaaactttaaaacaaattgtataaTCTTTAAAAAGCACCCACGAACAAATGTACAAATTTGAAGCATatcgtacaaccttcatataataattgtatttttaatttttaaaaaaatttcaagagtaatttgttattactaataaatattttaaaaatttaaatacCTAATTTTAAgcaaactctattattattattattagtattattataataataataataataataataataataataataataataataataataataataataataataaaaaaacttaaaagttttaaaacttaaaaaaaaattagtgggaagcctagagacaatctgggcccccacacctctagcaatagcaaaacctatcctagtaaaaatatgagcagcaacaccggcactaatatcttgcgccatcgaactcttctgaacccgctttagcaaagaaacagccttcttctctaattcccccagggaagaaaatgagaaaggaatgaaaccataaccaatcgcctgacagctagattcgtactttacccgcttccgacgagccgcatcaaccacagcacgtccagggacaaagtcagaaagcccagactgcgtcaaaggagaagaccctgtcaagtcaacacaaacatcgcgaccacaatcccaggaataaagtaacacatctgcaggtctgagggccctgtcgttccctccagataacccaatgtcaacctcctttctcgctgaaatctcagatcgataacaaacatcaacaagggaatcccgaacaatattatgtcgatgcttaatacccaccataccagcacaagacacggcgtgatccccgaaaatatccccagtaaaaacccttgaacaggcagagcatgccgtcgagatagagaacaatggaacacctaaccggtagcacaacacacatcggtaagtctttgcgttcatcgtctgacccaaccccaaaatagggactgcccttagccaagcagatgtgtgatcaccctgctgtgatttccataaggccggttgttggggagataacgaaaaagtggattcggcagaagcggtaacctttgtgaaataaacatctgccaatttcttcatgagtattggggcagcgacctcactcggattacctaaaatatcaaacccaaccgtattattaaacagacccaatgcatcttcaaaagcacgaccaaaaCCAACAGTCGCCGTATGACGtaagagcttggtctgcaacccagcagactgtaatcgagaagccagaaaagcataatgacgaacatctcccgcagaataaacaccaagccctccaaaagcaaatggcaaggtggcaagccgccactgccaatcaccaaacccaggccctgaagcagtaacaatacgctccaaggaagatcgaagggctccatcgaaagcgcgttgagccgcctcaaatatactaggacgacaagtacgcaaggtaaagtagagtttagaaactcccgtacatgccctaagcaacaacaactcacactgaggatcatcaagcttagcaaccttatccataagcgcaatggacttggtcaccctttgcatcaccagttcactactaaaaccaagatCGGAAGTTGCGGGGGCCCCTagtaacttaacaccatttaaagcccgagcaatattaggaggaaagacacctacttgcctgctgcgagggtcctccgtaggccagaaaatttctgttttttcaacgttgagatgtagcccaaaacgaggcccatcctccataatcaaatgcaaaaccttccccaccaccaaagtgtccccaataatagtgccatcatccaaataccatgcctgaagacaaacctcaaaattatctctgattttagaaaccaagggctgtaagaccaaagcaaaaagcagcggaccaaggggatcaccctgttgcaccccctgagaagaccataaggtgtggttcccataatacaatctggctggattagagtagcaaaattcaacccaccgagaaatgctcggacaaaggcggcgaacttcacgtaacatgaccgtacgatcaactagattgaaggcattttgaaaatcaactaataacatagagaggccaacatcagagccacgatcctcaatcaaccgattcacagcatgaagaattgcctcaccacctgaagaaacaccaacaccaaattgaagaccatcgaagtaacttcccaaagactggccaaccatagcagcgccaaccttcgaaacaagacgtcgccaaacagtacccacagctataggacgaagaccaccgccgggcttgacaagcggtgtgaggggagcactagctatatactctcctaattccatagggcaccttccagctagaaagagattaacgaccccggtaatagagccaaccaactcatccgagactgccacagcagcaccactcaagcaatccataaggttttgtgcacgtaaaccatccctaccacatgaagtgccccgaggaaaacttttaatctggcaCAAAAtaacagcagaagtcgtaacgaggtgaaggtgatcaaccgtcatatcaggcaaggatggagctatagaagaagggtgcttagacagcaagtccgccagtgtggcgtcattataaggagcaacgcctgatgaagaaagaacacgagctgcagcagtgtaatggccatcacaaatcttcctacgacactgcttaatattacgctcttccaaatcaaggacctcatcatcaaccactgacaacataggagaatgctctgccaaatactccctcacaagctgtaaacttccacccgctgtcccccaagagcaaatagcacgggaaatattctcttcctgatgccgacgctttatcgaagacctagactcacgactactccgtggccgaaaggttttaagggtacaaaggggtaacaccaacaaagagacccaactagaaatgtgatcaggcttagagatcaccttatcaagagcacctttcaaaacccgagaaaacctcaaacgacacttgggagggatagacttaaccgtgcgaaaccccttagagaacaaccgatcaaggagagccacgtcaaaaccatcgtaatgatcacgcaccgaaccgtcctcaatacaaagtcgagcaggagaagagggagctagtggcttggaaaaattatgaagcacaaaacgaacaacaccatttccctTATCGGGGGGCGGCACATATGTATGGGTtcactttatttattattattattattattattattattattattattattattattattatttattattataattattattataattatttgaaTATGGGTTCACTTTAcgtgattaattacgttacatatgtatgtgaaatacatgtctcaaaggcttttatgacaaggaaaatagtactctaattgtgatgaaaattgaaagaaaGTGGTggaagaataaatgtagttcatttattctgactaagttaagtacatcaatatgtttgtagaaacaacaagtttcttagtcgaaatttgtggtttcaagaatcattaaacactaaataactttagcatttaaaaaaaaaataactttagcatttacattcacttaataactAAAACATATTATCAAACTATTTTATTTAAACAAACATGTAATTTCACGAATTAAttcgcaagttatttatatatgaaatatatatatatataccagacAAAAAATTGAATCTGTAGTAAGATTCCTGATGGTAACAAAATTGCACGCTTTGTCAAGTCAtatcataataatcatcatcatcgtatcatatcatatcatatcatcatatatatcatatataataattaaaaaacaAGCATATAAACTTTCCAATTACGTATACAAAAACACGAATAATTATaccaaaaaacataaaaaaaacaatCGTAGATATAATATAATCCACGTAAAGACAAAATAAACAAAATAAAGATTTAGGATAAGCATTAATCCGTGGTTTTAAGTTTTATACGCGGAAACAGTTGTCAGTTATGGGCGGCACACACTCATGACACAACAAACCGCCACAACACACCCACAGCTTCCTTCCTCACCTCTTTCCATATTTATCCATTTAACACTGCTATTTAAGCATCATATACTCCTGTTCCATTGGAAATACTCATTTAAACATTTCGTCGAACACTTTGTATACATACTACAAATACTCATTTACACATTTTATCAAACAGTGCACTAATATGAATTCaactgtatcatcatcatcatcatcaacaacaggttCATCGAGTTCTTATTTCACTAAATTCTTCTGTCAATTTCGCTCTCCAGCCAAAAAATCACCATCAGGTTCACGCCGTTCATCTTTTTCATCGCCGTTACCTAGGGGAAACCCTAACTACGATTCCGACGACATTCATCAGGTGTTTAATTATTTTGACGAGAACGGAGACGGAAAGATAACGGCGTCGGAGTTACAAAACCGGTTGAGGAAGGTCGGAGGTGATGAAATTCAGTTATCCGACGAGGAAGCGGAGATAGCGGTACGGTCGTCGGATGCGGACGGTGACGGAAAGTTAGGGTTTGATGATTTTACGAAGATGATGAAGGAAAGTGAGATTGATGAATTGAGAGAAGCGTTTGTGATGTATTCGGTGAAGAATGGGAGTGTGATTACCCCTAAAAGTTTGAAGAAGATGATGCTACGGTTAGGGCAAACGGCCACCGTGAATGATTGTAAAGTTATGATTGGGAGATTAG
This genomic window from Rutidosis leptorrhynchoides isolate AG116_Rl617_1_P2 chromosome 2, CSIRO_AGI_Rlap_v1, whole genome shotgun sequence contains:
- the LOC139893743 gene encoding uncharacterized protein At1g76660-like, which encodes MASEQNRFLQQQHQQPPYSRRKRWGGCLSGLSCFGLQKGGKRVVPASRMPETNATTNQQNGSQTASLTNQNNSVHPSLLAPPSSPASFTNSALQSTAQSPNCFLSANSPGPSNSMFATGPYAHETQPVSPPVFSTFTTEPSTAPLTPPPELAHLTTPSSPDVPYAQFLSSNLNLKGHKNNNYMNMNSNDLQATYSLYPGSPASTLRSPISRASGEGLSSSVSPKWDPSTPSQEKGSDPKLPQDANFFCPETFAQFYLDQSSFPHSGGRLSVSKESDVYSNGVQSRQSKVCKQDIEELEAYRASFGFSADEIVSTPHYVEITDVMDESFSMMPSGSHKMHEDKNIPATHSSRSEPSSCDALKDVREPSEHCLTDDEDVFSKMGGSRMSGKYHGSNSDAEIEYRRGRSLRESRGNSKWA
- the LOC139890133 gene encoding probable calcium-binding protein CML31, whose product is MNSTVSSSSSSTTGSSSSYFTKFFCQFRSPAKKSPSGSRRSSFSSPLPRGNPNYDSDDIHQVFNYFDENGDGKITASELQNRLRKVGGDEIQLSDEEAEIAVRSSDADGDGKLGFDDFTKMMKESEIDELREAFVMYSVKNGSVITPKSLKKMMLRLGQTATVNDCKVMIGRLDVNGDGVLDFDEFRAMMT